From the genome of Colletotrichum higginsianum IMI 349063 chromosome 4, whole genome shotgun sequence, one region includes:
- a CDS encoding Molybdopterin biosynthesis protein — MTSYDTAVDILQQAAAELRPPNEQEGNNTWEDVSLLDAVGRVAAADVLSPTATPEFDTSAMDGYAVRSESTALASPETPLLLRVRGTIAAGDEPTVLGEDVFQRDAAEPCLEIMTGGIFPVVSGSKRQFDACLRVEDTALASAGGSNDDAEQFIMITKPVPRDANRRPAGCDIRPGQRIVEKGDVVGASHVMPLASVGVSGVRVLRKPRVAVWSTGKELVAGSVPDVNGPFLVAALREAGAEPSFLGTLPDREDAVREALRETVDGGRFDVVLTTGGVSVGKFDFLASSLGGLGARTRFHGVAMRPGHPVLFAEVPGPSRILPVFGLPGNPGAAAACFRFLVVPFLRSWSHQAAETPVMVRCLDDLVTNGHGGGGRKAASPGIPPTTSFRHGTLKQLPDGDVAVELSKQQSPAKLGPFIVANCWVRTGGHSRGTRPEAARVPCYPMTSRATF; from the coding sequence aTGACATCCTACGACACGGCCGTGGACATCCTACAGCAGGCCGCCGCGGAGCTACGGCCGCCAAATGAGCAGGAGGGGAACAACACCTGGGAAGATGTATCCCTCCTGGACGCCGTGGGCcgcgtggccgccgccgatgtcCTCAGCCCGACAGCGACGCCTGAGTTCGACACGTCCGCCATGGACGGCTACGCGGTCCGCTCGGAATCCACAGCCCTCGCCTCCCCCGAgacgccgctgctgctgcgtgTCCGCGGGACCAtcgccgcgggcgacgagCCCACGGTGCTGGGCGAGGACGTCTTCCAGAGAGACGCGGCGGAGCCGTGCCTGGAGATCATGACGGGCGGCATCTTCCCCGTGGTCTCGGGCTCCAAGAGACAGTTCGATGCGTGCTTGCGCGTCGAAGACACCGCCTTAGCGTCCGCCGGCGGTAGCAATGACGACGCGGAACAGTTCATCATGATCACGAAGCCCGTCCCGCGAGACGCGAACCGCAGACCCGCCGGCTGCGACATCCGACCCGGGCAGCGCATCGTCGAAAAGggggacgtcgtcggcgcctcgCACGTCATGCCCTTGGCGTCGGTAGGGGTGTCCGGCGTCCGGGTCCTCAGGAAGCCGCGCGTCGCGGTGTGGTCGACGGGCAAAGAACTGGTCGCGGGGAGCGTCCCGGACGTCAACGGGCCGTTCCTAGTGGCCGCGctccgcgaggccggcgcggagCCGTCGTTCCTCGGGACACTACCCGAccgcgaggacgccgtcagGGAGGCGCTGCGGGAgaccgtcgacggcggccggtTCGACGTGGTCTTGACGACGGGCGGCGTCTCCGTCGGGAAGTTCGACTTTTTGGCCTCGTCCCTGGGCGGTCTCGGGGCCAGGACCCGCTTCCACGGCGTGGCCATGAGGCCGGGACACCCGGTTCTCTTCGCCGAGGTCCCCGGCCCGTCCCGGATCCTTCCCGTCTTCGGGCTCCCCGGGAACCCcggggccgcggcggcctgctTCAGGTTCCTCGTAGTCCCGTTCCTCAGGTCATGGTCTCACCAAGCCGCCGAGACGCCCGTCATGGTGCGGTGTCTGGACGACCTTGTAACAAACGGCCacggagggggagggaggaaagCGGCGTCGCCGGGCATCCCTCCCACGACATCGTTTCGGCACGGGACCCTGAAGCAGCTTCCCGACGGAGACGTGGCGGTTGAGCTCAGCAAGCAGCAGAGCCCCGCGAAACTCGGGCCGTTCATCGTCGCCAACTGCTGGGTCCGGACCGGGGGTCACTCACGGGGGACGCGGCCCGAGGCGGCCCGCGTCCCCTGCTATCCCATGACGAGTCGCGCAACATTCTGA